One segment of Drosophila ananassae strain 14024-0371.13 chromosome 3R, ASM1763931v2, whole genome shotgun sequence DNA contains the following:
- the LOC6496717 gene encoding TATA-box-binding protein 2 isoform X2, whose translation MDSLIYKFAALGPLDDGEDEGDKSENKPNLNVSELATIVEDLSLSDSENKLKIDGIDLERGGCADKIAHLYCNLPTDFNWDEASRKGAPEIPDYEIDFEKAFANLSKLGEVEKHLELLYKPFTCMMDVSCRFNMYELCILLPDARYDPGIHPSVAIKVRNPSANVKIFSGGKMVSTALTAASARNALFKVVRVVQELDYKADIKNFSKNIVNATFMMPFKIDLQRLNQLYSDKVTHNNAKRPFITYTLDEDGVRFAVFPTGYVLALHSSCRSETSAAIATFLPILAKFKNGYATSAERQGRMVGDISYKLLWERRLEEDKEELGF comes from the exons ATGGACTcgttaatttataaattcgcCGCCCTCGGCCCCCTAGATGACGGAGA GGATGAAGGTGACAAGTCCGAGAACAAACCAAACTTGAATGTCTCGGAACTCGCCACCATAGTGGAAGACCTGAGCCTGAGTGACTCCGAGAATAAGTTAAAAATCGACGGCATAGATCTGGAACGTGGAGGATGCGCGGATAAAATCGCCCATCTTTATTGCAACCTGCCCACTGACTTCAACTGGGACGAGGCTTCTCGAAAAGGTGCTCCGGAGATTCCCGACTATGAAATCGATTTCGAAAAAGCGTTCGCCAACTTGAGCAAGCTGGGCGAGGTCGAAAAGCACCTCGAACTGCTTTACAAGCCCTTCACCTGTATGATGGACGTGAGTTGTCGCTTCAACATGTACGAGCTGTGCATCCTCCTGCCTGACGCCCGCTACGATCCCGGGATCCACCCCTCCGTGGCCATTAAAGTGCGTAATCCCAGCGCCAATGTTAAGATATTTTCAGGTGGAAAGATGGTGTCCACTGCCCTGACCGCGGCCTCCGCCCGAAATGCTCTATTCAAGGTGGTGCGGGTTGTCCAGGAGCTGGATTACAAGGCGGATATAAAGAACTTTAGCAAAAACATAGTAAACGCTACCTTTATGATGCCCTTCAAGATCGATCTCCAGCGGCTGAACCAGCTGTATTCGGACAAGGTCACTCACAACAACGCCAAGCGCCCCTTCATCACCTACACCCTCGACGAGGATGGCGTCCGGTTCGCCGTATTCCCAACTGGTTACGTCCTAGCCCTCCACTCTTCCTGTCGCAGTGAGACCAGCGCCGCCATAGCCACGTTTCTGCCGATTCTGGCCAAGTTCAAGAACGGGTACGCAACGTCGGCGGAACGGCAAGGTCGAATGGTGGGCGATATATCATACAAGCTGCTCTGGGAGCGGAGGCTTGAGGAGGACAAAGAAG AACTTGGTTTCTGA
- the LOC6496717 gene encoding TATA-box-binding protein 2 isoform X1 → MDSLIYKFAALGPLDDGEDEGDKSENKPNLNVSELATIVEDLSLSDSENKLKIDGIDLERGGCADKIAHLYCNLPTDFNWDEASRKGAPEIPDYEIDFEKAFANLSKLGEVEKHLELLYKPFTCMMDVSCRFNMYELCILLPDARYDPGIHPSVAIKVRNPSANVKIFSGGKMVSTALTAASARNALFKVVRVVQELDYKADIKNFSKNIVNATFMMPFKIDLQRLNQLYSDKVTHNNAKRPFITYTLDEDGVRFAVFPTGYVLALHSSCRSETSAAIATFLPILAKFKNGYATSAERQGRMVGDISYKLLWERRLEEDKEGLLLYS, encoded by the exons ATGGACTcgttaatttataaattcgcCGCCCTCGGCCCCCTAGATGACGGAGA GGATGAAGGTGACAAGTCCGAGAACAAACCAAACTTGAATGTCTCGGAACTCGCCACCATAGTGGAAGACCTGAGCCTGAGTGACTCCGAGAATAAGTTAAAAATCGACGGCATAGATCTGGAACGTGGAGGATGCGCGGATAAAATCGCCCATCTTTATTGCAACCTGCCCACTGACTTCAACTGGGACGAGGCTTCTCGAAAAGGTGCTCCGGAGATTCCCGACTATGAAATCGATTTCGAAAAAGCGTTCGCCAACTTGAGCAAGCTGGGCGAGGTCGAAAAGCACCTCGAACTGCTTTACAAGCCCTTCACCTGTATGATGGACGTGAGTTGTCGCTTCAACATGTACGAGCTGTGCATCCTCCTGCCTGACGCCCGCTACGATCCCGGGATCCACCCCTCCGTGGCCATTAAAGTGCGTAATCCCAGCGCCAATGTTAAGATATTTTCAGGTGGAAAGATGGTGTCCACTGCCCTGACCGCGGCCTCCGCCCGAAATGCTCTATTCAAGGTGGTGCGGGTTGTCCAGGAGCTGGATTACAAGGCGGATATAAAGAACTTTAGCAAAAACATAGTAAACGCTACCTTTATGATGCCCTTCAAGATCGATCTCCAGCGGCTGAACCAGCTGTATTCGGACAAGGTCACTCACAACAACGCCAAGCGCCCCTTCATCACCTACACCCTCGACGAGGATGGCGTCCGGTTCGCCGTATTCCCAACTGGTTACGTCCTAGCCCTCCACTCTTCCTGTCGCAGTGAGACCAGCGCCGCCATAGCCACGTTTCTGCCGATTCTGGCCAAGTTCAAGAACGGGTACGCAACGTCGGCGGAACGGCAAGGTCGAATGGTGGGCGATATATCATACAAGCTGCTCTGGGAGCGGAGGCTTGAGGAGGACAAAGAAGGTCTGCTGCTCTACTCCTGA